Proteins encoded in a region of the Bicyclus anynana chromosome 9, ilBicAnyn1.1, whole genome shotgun sequence genome:
- the LOC112044827 gene encoding J domain-containing protein, protein MTGVDEILNYQKNPEDDFYGLLGCDENSSVEQINAEYKVLALQHHPDKNEGDKEAEAKFQKLKEAKETLCDPSKRALYDKWRQSGISMGYKQWLGMKEHIQQSMHWSKPNTKDRMLEDESGRSSGPSSLGPTNAAARRASEGGANLWGRWGGGNQEPPSEVISKFRNYEI, encoded by the exons ATGACCGGAGTGGACGAAATATTGAACTATCAAAAAAACCCTGAAGACGACTTCTATGGATTGCTGGGTTGTGATGAAAATTCCAGT GTTGAGCAAATAAACGCAGAATACAAAGTTCTGGCATTGCAACATCACCCTGATAAGAATGAGGGTGACAAAGAAGCAGAAGCGAAGTTCCAAAAACTAAAG GAGGCCAAAGAGACACTGTGCGACCCATCTAAGAGAGCTCTCTATGACAAGTGGAGGCAGAGCGGCATTTCCATGGGCTACAAACAGTGGCTCGGCATGAAGGAGCATATCCAGCAGTCCATGCACTGGTCCAAGCCCAACACTAAAGATCGCATGCTGGAGGACGAGTCCGGCCGCTCCTCTGGCCCTTCCAGCCTCGGGCCTACCAATGCGGCCGCTCGTCGGGCCTCAGAGGGGGGCGCCAATCTTTGGGGCCGTTGGGGTGGAGGCAACCAGGAACCCCCCTCTGAAGTCATTTCTAAATTCCGCAACTATGAGATCTAA